A window of Oryza glaberrima chromosome 2, OglaRS2, whole genome shotgun sequence genomic DNA:
CCGCCAtggagcaccaccaccaccatgtcaGGCCGGACGGCGAgctccggctcctcctcctccccgccacgGCACCCACCACgccccgcgacgacgacggagccgccgccaccttgttcccgccggcgcagccgccgcgcgaCCACCCGCAGCTCGACCTGAGCCTGTCCATCCGCatcgggccgccgccgccgccgccgtcgcacacgcgcacggcgacggcgatggcgacggcgcaggcGCAGGCCGGCCAGCAGAAgaaagcatcagcagcagcgggcttcgacgacggcgacggcgacgacgtgcgGGCGCTGAAGCAgcaggcggcggagcaggcgcgGCTGGCGTCGGCGGAGCGCGCGTACGCGGAGCGCGTGATGGAGCTGGCGCGGCGGGAGCTGGAGGTGGCGGAGCGGGAGttcgcccgcgcgcgcgccatcTGGGAGCGCGCCCGCGGCGAGGTGCACAAGGTGGAGCGCATgaaggaggtcgccgccgctcgccgcatcggcgccgccgcgctcgagaTCACCTGCCACGCTTGCATGCAGCGCTTCCACTCCTAGCGCTAATTTTTAACTAAtcaacctcgccgtcgccgtcgccgtcgccgtcgttcaTCTCCATCGTCTCCTTCCTTGGTACGTAGCCAGCTGGCACGCCACGTAGCATATTGGCGATACGTACGTACGGTACTATGCATGTACGTGTGCGtatacacgtacgtacgtacaccaAGCCTCGACGTTTGCTGGATATGGCTGTACGTAGTTAGTTCGATCTGCACACTAGCTTACATTAGCTGCTCcttttgtttaattaatttagctAAATTTCGTGTGTTTAATTAACGTGTGTTGATTAATTCAGCCTTGGCTACTACACTTTGTGTGTACTTGATCCGTTGTGCAAACAGAgagtataagggattttaaataGACGTGACTTGTGGTAcaagaatatatcacatctctttaaaatttcttatatcaTAGAATTCAGGGAGTACAATGCTACAGAAGTTTATGCTGCACGTTGCTTAACCTTCCATTTGCTTGATCTGCTGCTGCGTGCATGTTGTGGTTCCATCGTACAGTGGCCAGCCCGAAAAGAGGTAAGGAATCTAGCAGCAGTTGAGCTAGCTTGCTTTATTACTACGTACTAATTGGTGCTTTACAATTCGGGTGCGTGCTGGAATATTGTTATCAGCAGCTACTTTCATTAGCAGGTCCAATTTCGAAGgtgataatttatatatatatatatatatatatatatacatatatatatatatatgtatatatatatacacacacatgttAATTTGTTGATGGGTGAGTTTGTACGCGTGTATTGAACTGCCTATCTccgtgtttagttttaaagttttttttcaaacttccaacttttctatcacatcaaaactttcctacgcacataatcttttaacttttccgtcacatcgtttcaatttcaaccaaacttttaattttagtatgAACTGAACACAGCCTATGTCTCTATACGGTAAAAAGATCTATACACGTGAAATGAGTGTATCTCTTGGTTGATTAGGTTCTTATGGTGGAACATATTTGCTGTCTGACTTTAAGCGCTGGACTTGATAAAGTGCTCGTATTTGACTAGCTATGTGTGACTTAATCTCAAGAGGTAATATCTGCGCGCACATGGTATAGAAGGTGAGTTTGGTGGTAAAGCGAGTACCTACGCTAGATTAGGCTTGCAATCTCATTTAGAGGTTTGTTAGGAAACATCCTGTAGGTGTTTAGGAGCATAAGTATACGGTtgcgaaaaaaattaaaagatatgTATGATACTacctctttttaaaaaaacatatgtatatatattttagattggCATAGATATTAAAAAAGTTGATAAAAATAATTGGAAATATATTGTGTTTGGTTTAGAAGATGAAGTAAGTGATTAAATTAAAGGGAGAATGGTTGTAATTGGTTTAGAGTAAGGGGCAGGtggaaaaatagcttcattttgagACAAGCTATTGTgttagaaatagctacattttgagATAGAGAAAATATTCTCTCCATTTTCAATTGATCATCGTATAACTTTTTGAGGTTATTTTtaaatgatcatcatattaGGATTTGTTCCTTAAGtcaatttttatttatgtaTTGGTGTTGCAATATCTTGGTTTTTTATTGACTAGGAAAATAATGACGATTGTGTATACATTGAATTTGTTATCAGAGTAAATATATACATGAGTGATATTGGTTTTGCTTGGTCTTTATGATCTCTTGTTATATAATGACCAATtgggaatggaggaagtaatagtTAAGCAGGTTTTCTTATTTTTCGTGTATTTACTACTATTCATGATTTCACGTGCTAGGCTCATCTTAGATCATGTTCTGTTCGGATTGTTAAAACGGCTTATTTATTTCACTTCGAAAAAAATGTACtatctccattctaaaatataactacCTAGTACAGGATGTGACATTACCTAATGTCACATCCTAGTAATACTAAGTAGTtacattttgagacggatgaagtatttctCTATTAAAgctatgtttagattctaacttttttttttcaaacttttaacttttctgtcacatcgaattttcctacacacaaatttccaacttttccatcacatcgttacaatttcttcaaacttttaattttatcgtggaactaaacacagcctaaaaatTTTTCTATTGTATGATTTGTACTATTCGTTTCAAgatatttgttaagtttatttaataaatattttttttatctttatagTTAAGTAGATAATTTGTGTAAATAATCTTAACCAAACAGGGCATCCTCGACGTGGGTGAGAGTGTTGGATTATCTAGttccacttttttttaaagaaaaaaaaattgaacattcATCTCGATTTACGAAAGACGAGCGGAACTGAGAGGGGTGGGTCGATGTCAGCCTTGTGAAAAACACAGGAGGGAAAAGCTAGACAAAACGACCATGCAGGAGTAGAAACAGTAAGCCGCGAGCCTCTGTTTTTCTCTGTTTGCTCTTACCGATCAACAGTTTGCGACCcctgcaaaggagaagaaagagaaaaaggataCTTACAAATATGGGCATGCTGCTGCTTGCTGCGTAGGACTAGGAgtatgcagatgcagatgccaTAACGCAAATTGTGCAGATGCTACATATCACTTCAGTCAGTGCCAGGATGTCGGCACACGAAGGATTTCTTCTGTACTGCCGCTACAGCTTTGTCAttgttcttcctctttctcctctcgtTAATTAGTTCCAGATTTCTGGAATTATTGGGCTTGCAAGGTGATGATTTAGATAGCTAggatatgggacggaggtagtaatccATAATGAACTCGCTGAGATTTGTTTTCTCGGGCAAGATCTCAATAAAGGagattgagatcctctgacgTAACTTCCCACTAAATTGGTGGCTGAAGCCCACATGTGAGTCACGGTGAACAGTAATGTTAGAATATCCTCTTCCTAATAAGGGTTACAAAATGGATTTAAATTCTCCACAAATTTTGACTACGTTTGAAGAAACTCGATGTTCAAGCCAGGAGATAAATTTTCATGGGTCCGAGATCAGATGCAGAAATGCCTCCAGTGTCGTTATTGTACTACAATTTCTTCAAGGAATATAGCaacttagaaaaaaacatattgtaCTTCTAGGAAAAGATTAGATTTCACAAATTGTCCAAGAACTTTCTTGCTGGATTGTTCCATTCTAGTCATTGAACTCCATTATGAGTGTTCTCAGCTTGCTCAATCGCAACACTACTAGTATAtacattgcttttttttttccgagcaAAAAGTAATTCACTGGTAAGTCCTTATAAAATTTACAGAACTTGGAGCTAGCTACAGTTCAGAGATAGACGACCTGCAGTTCAATTCGATCAGCAAAAAGCTGATAGCATCTTGAGTACTAAAGCGCGATGATTAGGAACCGGGAAGAACCAGCAATTAATGATTGGGGCGTTATGTGTGTGTCGCATGGAATCATCATGTGTTCATGTTCATGTTGTGATCGATCGAGACCAAACAAGCATCACCGATTGATGAGATGATGATCATGAGATGAACAATGGCTTGAAAAGTACTTCACTGACATGCTGACACGGAACCAAATTAAAGAGATCGATGTACTGATCCTACCTAGCATGAAACACAGCAAAGCACAGCCCATGTGCAACTTCGTGCCTTTTTGCGATTGGAATCTTGTTCTCACGTTGGGCTCGGTTTGTGACCTGTCTCTAGGATTTTTAGTCGAGGCTAGGGATCACGATGTTTCTGTTCTTCAGTTAACTGCAGGGTCATCTCTTTCAGACCTTGcctaatcatgcatgcatatgggtTGCCGATATGACGGAGTTGTTGATTGTTACGGAATTAGTTTCACTgttttggggttaattattttcCTCTGTCGACTGATAACGAAATTGCAGAACTGGAGAAATTTCACTTCTGCAAAATATATCGGTTCAGAAGAACATAAGGTAGCCTCAATTGCTTTACAGTCTGCGAAGTTGTTAACAGGAACTTTGTTTGAGTActgtcaacttttttttttttagataatggaaatagGTTATATCTCCAGCCTCTGTCCGTAAGCATACAGCCAAAAGGTTCATAAGTGAACAGAAAAGAACTTAAAAAAGGTTAAGATGGGACAAACCCCCAACTTCTGCCGATAATATGATCTACCGAGATAAAGTTTTCTTGCTATGAACTTGAAGTTGAGTACTGTCAACTTGACATGAGAAAACAAGGATGATAGCAAAATTTTCTTGTCGGCCGTGCAAAGATCCtgaatatataattataatcaATGGAGCACTGATCACAGTAACATGAATGTGCATATTCTTGCGACATAACATGCATATAGATGATCCAAAAACCAGGAACCTGACAGACAGAAACTTACAGGTGAACAACTAGCTTGGTTGCTACCACCTTATCACAGGAcacaaggaaagaaacaaaggagaagcagaagcagatGGCCCGAGTTcagatagaaaaaaaaggacagatacgatgcatgcatgccatgcatatatgaaaatctGGATAGAGTAAGCAAGCAGAAGGCCTTATAAAGATCGAGTTGATGACATACTATATCTTAAACTTAAAGCATGAATCATCACTCTACTTAGCCTTCTACATGAAAAGGCTACAGAATGAAGAGCATCCGATCCTATGagcaaacagaaaataaaaattaagagaTCACGCGTAGTTAGCTAGCTGCACACGTACTCATCAGTTATCAGTGCCATCTTGCTGAAGAAACTAAAGAGGCACAATTAGACTAGCTATCTGCGATTCTGAATGCATGGTAACATGTAACTTAGCTtgtcatgcatatgcatggtggCGACAAAGAGATAGCTACTAGAAAGAAATCAGAGACCGAGGCTCCTCGGATCGATCGGGACAGTGAATCTGTGCGAACACTGCAAAGGTGATACTGATCGATGATAAGGCACTTGGGAGTTGGGACTAGCATGAGTGACTGGAGGAGGTGCGCATGTGGGTAGTGCTTTCTAGCATGCCCTCGTACGTGAAATCAAGGTGTTGATTTTAGTTAAGGTGATAAACAATCACCACTACAGAACAATTTTCACGGACAACTTCTTTCTTTTCACAGGAGGGCGAAAATCTCCATATATGAAACGATTTAGAAGCTACCTAGTTAATACATAGTTAAGAccacttgaaaaaaaatacatttttacaCACAAATAGTTTTCTTTTCGTAGACGGACTTATTAAGAGATCCACGTAAAAATTGTTCACATGCcatctctttttccttttaactCTTCCCAActcctttctctccctcttctcatCTACTTTTCTCTCCTTATCCCTTAGCTTCTCTActtctccctctccgcctcctctaCTTCTCCCCTCCTCTACTTCTCTCCACCAGAGATCCACTTGCGAAGGGAACAGCCGACGGGACGGCACTGTAACAAGCGAATCTGCCACTAGCGGCATCGGGGAGGGGCGGATGCGCCACCAGCGGTGACATCGGGAGCTGCAAGGCCTCGGTGGCATCGGCGGTGGTGGGTGGGAGCTACGGTTGGGTTATTTTTTCGCAGGCGGCAGCATAACTGACCGCCcgtgaaaaatgattttctcgCAGGTTTGTCACCGTTTGGAAAATGTCGATTTTTATAGACATCTTAGGGGAGGCGAGTCGCTCAGCCATttgcgaaaatcatttttatagTAGTGAATTGTTAAAAGTAATTAATAAATTGTTATGTTGGTATTTGTGAAATGATGTTGAATTTGGCAAAGTGTCGGGGCAAGGACAGTCTAACCACTATGGGGTGAGCGGTTAGACCAGAAGTACATAGCACTACAAGGAAAAGCATTATCGCAAGCGGCCGAAAAGGGTCTTCGCAGGCGAGGCGGCTGTCCGCCTGTAAGCCAACGACTGTGAAGATcgccgatcttcgcaggcggggcggccgtcCACCTGTGAAGATAATTTTCGCAGGAGGACGTTGGCTAgtccggtccgcctgcgaaaaaaggaatcggccgcctgcaaaaaaaaaaacttccgcctgtgaagataggtagaaaatattgaaatttaataataatttgcccgtaaaatacttttaaattatttaatagaaattcttgtaggtagattattatgtacatatattggaaGATTATCAAGCATTTGGAACTGataaatgtacatatattacattactcaaaagtgttgccaaaatatatatattacaatatttttttacattgtcacttCAAATACGCCATCTAGTTAATACATAATGGCATAGCACTGTTCCACTCCCGAAGATCCTTGAATTCGTCACTTGTGGCTAGGGCACCCTCTGGGTCGAAGAAATCTCCTTTCACATGACATCTTATGGTGGATGAAGTGACACAGATCACGCTGGACATTTTTAATGCATGTATCGTCAAAGCTTGTTTGATATTATAAtcttggcaactgcatgcattgaagataaacaatatattagtatcataaatatATGAAGTTGTCTAGCACATAGTatagagacttacatcctcCGCGTTAGTCCTGTACCTCCCATTAACTCTAAGGAATTCGCCGTAATACCTACAAAGGACCGTTCCTcgcggttgcttgtgacacttcaggacatatcataaaagatagttaaaatttgcaattagtgaaacaattggtatacattaagtgagtggagtattacCGGCCAATAGGTACATACTAGCAGCTTCTCCCTTGTTCGGGTCTAttctccacccttgaacttgtagtactagtacgcactgtatggatgtcgtaccgtttcacattaaggaggatatttatttataatacattcatataagaatgcaagagtcataatcacttactactgtaagattgttagaaattctttgtatGACTAGTGTTTGTAATCGAGAGGGTCCAAGACTACCACGGTTCCGTCTTTAGGGTGGATGAGTAAACAGATATAATGATCGCTACATATTAACAACAGtatagttagttagttagtaccagctaaaataagacatatgtgCAGAAGATAAATGTACCCgacttacttaaaattataagcggccatgacgactcttttattttgaaagtgcaagaaggctcgtccaatgtactgtgcgacagtaatcaatttctccttgtgcaagcccttcttgtattcAGCTATCTCTTTTGGAGTCTTGCCCTTCAGCTCTGACCCTGGTGCTAGCCTCATGGTATGTTGTGTTTGGCAGATCCgagttggatccaagaagccgataggttcttttgtcttcttagcatccatgtattgcatcctacagaagaagtttgttagtaaccatcacatggatttgtattgtacatatttttcatataatcaATTAAAACTCATACTCACATACACCAAACACCGACGTAGTTGACGTCCATCTTATCCCGACGATATATGGCGTGGAGATCTGAGAAATCTAGCCATACGTAACCTTCTTCGCCAAAACAATCTGCCGGTGATCGAGCTGTTATATTGCCTAAGCCTTTCTTGCTGGCCTGCATGTAGAAGGTATGTAACCTTTTCATCTCCCATGGTACTTCGTTCAGTGCCCATTCCGGCAAGAGTGCTTTCCCATGTTCGTACTCAGCCGGGCAATCATCGGTTGCGAAGTATGTTGGCCCGGCTAGTTCAGTGGCCTTCTGGGGGTCATCATCTCTGAGCTTGGCACGTTCCTTACCCCCTCTGAAGACGGTtaccatgaacttctccttgttctcatctttggaCTTGGAGTCGTGGCTCCTAAGCACTCTGGGCACCTCAGAACTGGTAGTGGCCTTCTCAGGGACCGTGGTCTCTTGCACCTCGGggtctttcgcaggagaaggatcttcaaatatttctggctctataccgtcccattccaatcctggtacttcttctatttctgacCCGACTAATGCCACAAATTGCACCTCTGGTTCTGCCACTGTAATCTCCATGGGCACTTCCGGCACTGGAATCTCCATGGCTGCCTCCGGCACTGCAATCTCCGGTGGCACTTCCGGCACTGGATTATCCTTTTGCATCTCGGGTTCCTCCGCCTTATCAGTCACCTTCCTCTTAGGAGATCTCGGAGGTTTTCCCAACCCCGGTTTTGGCACCACAGGTTTTTCCGTGGCGTCGGTGCCCAATCCAAAGGATATGTCATTCTTGTgccagagaattacaagatcgacCGCATCCCCAAGTACGGATACACCATCTGCAGTCGGGAAGTCAATGTCGTAGGACTCAAACCCTTCGTGGACCACTTGCGGCTGCACCTTGGCATACGCATCGGGTATGAACTCTTCGATGTATGTTCTCCCAGGGATAGCAATGGCTGTAGCGGCCTCAAGAGTTTTCCCGGAGCGTCCAATGGGAACGTGCAATCTGCAGGGCGTATTCTCCTTGAGGTCATCGAAGGGGTAATCTGGCTCAGGTTCTTTGGTTTCGGGGCGAGGCAAAATCATGTGCTTGACGCAGAAATCCATCATTTGCCTTTCAAACTCCGCAGCCCCTTCGTCTCTAAGTTTATCCTTGTACGCTTCACGCTTCTTGTGGGGGTCATGTTTGAACCCTTCCTTCCAACTCATCTTGCTCGACACACCTCGAACCCTTCCCCCATGCTCAGGAGTACCCAACGCCGTACTTAGCACATCTTTCTCCCTCTTAGGcttgaaaaatcctttcttgTGTGAACTGgataaattctctattttatcAGCAACGCTCTGTAGCTCCGGATCTTCAAACGATACTTTTCCTTCATCCGTGATCTTAGGAGTTCTAGCTCTTACCCAGTTCCTTGATCTTTGTGTCCATTCCTTCATTGGTACCAGttgccccttcttcctcatttcctcctcctcttttgtccaCTGCTCCACCTTTGGTGCGTATCCCGCGGAGCCTAAGCGATGAGGAAATTTGTTCTTCTTGGCCAACTCTGCATACTTTTGGCTCCTTCGAATTTCTTCCAGGGAGTTCTTCAACGTCAGAAAGTCGTCCCACTGATTCGGGGTATGTTGGCATACGTCGAAAACGGTGTGCGTCCCGTCTTGAAAAATTTCGTGTTCAAGATGGTTTTCCAACCACGCCAAGACTTGGCCATTGTTTGCAGTGCACAATTCCTCACTGCTGCCTCTGATCCATCCGGGAACTAGaagattttcttcaactctttcCATAGGACTTCCTTATCCCCATTAGATACATGATCCTAGTCCTTCACCGTGATGGGGATCTTTTCCCTTACTATTATGCCACTCTGTGAACTGAATTTCGCACGTGCCTCTTAGGGGCGAGCGGCTCTCCTTTTGGCGAAACATGGGTAACAACATGGAACCCTTCATCCTTTCTATTCACGCTTCTCTCGCCCTTCCTTTTCTTCGCCTTAGCTGACCGTTCGCTTTTCTTTGAGCCGGTTGTGTTAGCTGGTACCTCGTCAATTTGCGACGGAACTTTTTTCTTCGGTTGCCGTTTTGATCGCCGTGGCGCCATTTCCTACGAGAAGGTATACATGACAGTTTCGAATTAGCTCGGGCTAATAGTTATCACGGTGAACAGTTTACATATTACGTTTACTTACCCCTTCTTTAGGGGGAATGTAGTCTTTGTCGCCTTCTTCACCGTcgccctttttccttctcttcgggcttgggcttggacaAGGATCGCTTGGCGACGAGTACTCATCGTCTTCGTGAGCTACGTCGCTGCCGGAACTATCTTCTGCTGGGACCGTTGGTTCCGGAGCAACCACAACAGCAAAGGACTGCTCTTGCTCCCCTAAACCCTTTTCTTCAGTCCCTTTAGTACTATCGGTCATAGTTTCAAACCTctaacataaaagaaaaagttatcctccacattttaaattactcaaattagtacaaacaacttTAAATTGCGAAATTAATTAccacttactattatgctagaATAGATAtgttattaattagtacttatgctattaattagtacttactattatgctaaattaattagtacaaacaaaatgaaattgcgaaatgtaattaattatacttactattatgctaaattaattagtacaaacaaatttaaattgcgaaatgttattaattagtacttactattatgctaaattaattagtacaaacaaaatgaaattgcgaaatgtaattaattatacttactattatgctaaattaattagtacaaacaaatttaaattgtgaaatgttattaattagtacttactattatgctaaattaattagtacaaacaaatttaaattgcgaAATGTTATATATTAGTACTTACTATTGTGCTAAATTAATAATGCTAAATTAGTACTTACAAATTTAAACATATcatccacaatttttttaaaaaaatgttaacatACCCTCCTacatgttatttaaaaaatttgacaaattcacatatccagcaaaattgaacataccctcctaatttcattcacatatcacccacattcccaaattcacattcacaatcacatataacccctcattcacatatcacccacccCTCATTCCCATTCACACCCatatgcacacatatatataccccctcacacccacatgcacacacatataaaaaggaacacccacatgcacacacgtTCGTGGACGACGAACAGTCGACGACGAACTTCGGTCGTGGACGACGAAGGAAGGGCCGACGACGAGTttcggccgtggacgacgaaCCGGCCGACGAAGCCATTCGGCCGAGTACGTCTTCGCCCGTGGACGATGAAAGGCCAATGACGAAGCCGCTCGTGGACGACTGcaagagagagacagagatggcggcggcggcggtggagaggtcggCGAAGCGGTGGATGAGCCTGGGGGGCAACAGCCGGTGGCGGtggacggtggcggtggtggagcgcTAACACGCGagttcgcgcgcgcgcggtggctggcggcggcggcggcggagcggcggcagaggcgcggTCAGTGTAGCTcggcggtggagcggccgggcggcggtggagctgatcgatggccggcggcgcggtggagcgtgaggccggcgcgagctcgaaggccggcggcgcgcggaggacGATGGTCGGAAGGTGAAGGtcgcaggcgggcggcggcggaggacagcGGAGGCGTGCGGCGGTGAAAAAATTTGGCAGCCTGATGGCGCCAAAAATTCTAGGGTTCCCGCCtggacttagaaattttggcgccgCGGGCTTGCCCTTATATAGGGTAACGATCTTCACAGGCGGGCCGCCCGCCTGCGAAGCCGATCTTCGCAAGcgggcggtccgcctgcgaagatcgtttttactatcttcgcaggcggacggcgAAGATGTAAACCCTACTCGACATAataatcttcgcaggcggaccggccgcctgcgaaaatatttGCAAGACTGACTCTTTCTATTTCagaattattttaaaatcatttttgtgATTTGAAAATGTCTATAGtagttgtaataaaaatggTAATTGTACATACAAATAGATAAACCTTAGTATTACTActtttcaaatgtaaatattacttaaaTGTTTCAAACATTAATATTACTTATATGTGCActtaccatttttttaaaactttttaaaataagttttcaaacaaTCGTAAGTGAACATAACAAAatgctactaaatttttaaacctcttttaaaaaaacttttaaaaaataaaaaattgtaaatGTTACCCTACAAatggtaattgcacataaaatTAGTATAAACTAATATGCAAAATATTGCGTGCAATTGTTCGTCAATTTGCGATATGATCACACATCACCTTACATACCACCATTACATAACTACTAACTTCTTAGATGCTTACATGCGACTCAACAATCAttactgtcggtgatatgggcccgggggtatcacgtctagagggaggaggccgccctcaaacccacgtggctccccgcgaggggggatcaagcccggggtggagcggtggctacccccacccagctagagggaggaggccgccctcaaacccacgtggctctccccgaggggggtcgagcccggggtgttgtggcggctaccccctcccaactaggggtcgggccgcccccaaacccacgtggctccccgcgAGGGGGGATCAAG
This region includes:
- the LOC127763586 gene encoding protein indeterminate-domain 16-like → MLTSTPPLFSAMEHHHHHVRPDGELRLLLLPATAPTTPRDDDGAAATLFPPAQPPRDHPQLDLSLSIRIGPPPPPPSHTRTATAMATAQAQAGQQKKASAAAGFDDGDGDDVRALKQQAAEQARLASAERAYAERVMELARRELEVAEREFARARAIWERARGEVHKVERMKEVAAARRIGAAALEITCHACMQRFHS